Proteins encoded together in one Deinococcus hopiensis KR-140 window:
- a CDS encoding Nif3-like dinuclear metal center hexameric protein gives MTPPTLQDLAGWLGAHLGEPTPLLRSGPSPVQRLALALEPADLPPGPTADALFLHRARRLGERWPGIGVLAVHDGFDMHLTTGPNWRLARKLGWRKVEEVTWGGRTVGLIATPPEATEQAFHAALLAELGGNDSSWPPADTAFLRVALINAMNPSLLTHVAGLGGTIYLTGQLRPSAVAAARELGLGVVALGHRRTELWGLRQLARELRVAFPELETAVYAG, from the coding sequence GTGACGCCACCCACCCTGCAGGACCTGGCGGGTTGGCTGGGGGCGCACCTCGGCGAGCCTACGCCCCTGCTGCGCAGCGGTCCCTCCCCCGTTCAGCGGTTGGCCCTGGCCCTCGAACCGGCCGATCTACCGCCCGGGCCCACGGCCGATGCCCTCTTTCTTCACCGTGCCCGAAGGCTGGGAGAGCGCTGGCCGGGTATAGGTGTGCTGGCCGTCCACGACGGCTTTGACATGCACCTCACCACCGGACCCAACTGGAGGCTGGCGCGTAAGCTGGGCTGGCGGAAAGTGGAGGAGGTGACGTGGGGGGGCCGCACCGTGGGCCTCATCGCCACCCCGCCGGAGGCGACGGAACAGGCGTTTCACGCCGCACTTCTTGCTGAACTGGGTGGCAATGACTCGTCCTGGCCGCCTGCTGACACCGCTTTCCTCCGGGTTGCGCTGATCAACGCGATGAATCCGTCCCTGCTAACCCACGTGGCGGGATTGGGTGGCACCATATACCTCACGGGTCAGCTGAGGCCCTCGGCGGTGGCGGCAGCGCGGGAGCTGGGCCTGGGTGTGGTGGCGCTGGGGCACCGACGAACCGAACTGTGGGGACTGCGGCAGCTGGCGCGGGAGTTGCGGGTGGCATTTCCAGAGCTGGAGACGGCGGTGTATGCGGGCTGA
- a CDS encoding AAA family ATPase has product MAPPLLLLVGLPGSGKTTLARRWEAEHHARCLTPDGWMEPLFGADESRSRRWALEGGLLRSVAARVLTLGVGVVLDCGLWTRQERGPSRARGEALGAGAQLHFLGVLPEELWRLEARNRGLPPATFPITRAELREWLRWFQRPEADEQEPRA; this is encoded by the coding sequence GTGGCGCCTCCCCTCCTTCTCCTCGTCGGCCTGCCGGGCTCGGGCAAAACCACGCTTGCGCGGCGGTGGGAAGCCGAACACCACGCGCGGTGCCTGACGCCCGACGGGTGGATGGAGCCGCTGTTCGGGGCGGACGAATCCAGGAGCAGACGCTGGGCGCTGGAAGGCGGGCTGCTGCGGAGCGTGGCGGCCCGGGTACTGACCCTGGGCGTGGGCGTGGTGCTGGATTGCGGCCTGTGGACCCGGCAGGAGCGCGGGCCATCCCGGGCACGCGGCGAGGCGCTGGGCGCGGGGGCGCAACTGCACTTCCTCGGCGTGCTGCCGGAAGAATTGTGGCGGCTGGAGGCCCGCAACCGTGGCTTACCGCCCGCCACCTTTCCCATTACCCGGGCTGAGCTCAGGGAGTGGCTGCGCTGGTTCCAGCGGCCAGAGGCAGATGAACAGGAGCCCCGCGCGTGA
- a CDS encoding maltose ABC transporter substrate-binding protein: MKKLIVLMSLALAGSAGAASLTVWSHFTNADEVAWLRAQSDAFAQATGNKVTIVGVPLDQMADRMIQNAAKGQGPDLIVSLPQDRLGQLSAAGVVAPMDRYVWRASDLDRSVTQAMTLKGKLLALPMFAESVALIYNKKLVPKAPTTWNEFLSAARQNTGNGRFGFLTDLSNAYINYGVFSAYGGYIFKNNGGTLDVKNVGLSNAGAVRAVSLLNDLRYKDKLVPEGMTADAAKSAFVDGRLAMLVTGPWDMGDIKKAGIDYGITTLPTPSGAPGRWSPLVGVQGIVMNAYSKDKAAAGRLAQALVTSTAQVSFNRAGGRIPVSLKAREQLKADPVVTGFSKAISVGTPMPNVPEMGAVWGPWTTAVTQSTQTPTPNYASILTNALMEIRKNIK, encoded by the coding sequence ATGAAGAAATTGATTGTCCTGATGTCCCTGGCCCTGGCGGGCAGCGCCGGCGCCGCTTCCCTGACCGTCTGGAGCCACTTTACCAATGCCGACGAGGTGGCGTGGCTGCGGGCGCAGTCCGACGCCTTTGCCCAGGCCACCGGCAACAAGGTCACCATCGTCGGTGTGCCGCTCGACCAGATGGCCGACCGCATGATTCAGAACGCCGCCAAGGGCCAGGGCCCGGATCTGATCGTGTCCCTGCCGCAAGACCGCCTCGGCCAGCTCTCGGCCGCCGGGGTCGTCGCGCCGATGGACCGCTACGTCTGGCGCGCCTCGGACCTGGACCGCTCGGTGACGCAGGCCATGACCCTGAAGGGCAAGCTGCTGGCCCTGCCCATGTTCGCCGAGTCGGTGGCACTGATCTACAACAAGAAGCTGGTGCCCAAAGCGCCGACGACCTGGAACGAGTTCCTCAGTGCGGCCCGGCAGAACACCGGCAACGGACGCTTCGGCTTTCTGACGGACCTCAGCAACGCCTACATCAACTACGGCGTGTTCAGCGCCTACGGGGGCTACATCTTCAAGAACAACGGCGGCACCCTGGACGTCAAGAACGTGGGCCTCTCCAACGCTGGCGCGGTGCGCGCGGTCTCGCTGCTCAACGATCTGCGCTACAAGGACAAGCTGGTGCCCGAGGGCATGACCGCCGACGCGGCCAAGAGCGCCTTTGTGGACGGCCGCCTGGCGATGCTGGTGACGGGTCCCTGGGACATGGGCGACATCAAAAAGGCGGGCATCGACTACGGCATCACGACCCTGCCGACGCCTTCCGGAGCGCCGGGCCGCTGGTCCCCGCTGGTGGGTGTGCAGGGCATCGTCATGAACGCCTACAGCAAGGACAAGGCCGCCGCCGGCCGCCTGGCCCAGGCGCTCGTGACGAGCACAGCCCAGGTCTCCTTCAACCGTGCGGGCGGACGCATTCCGGTCAGCCTCAAGGCGCGTGAGCAGCTCAAGGCCGATCCCGTGGTCACCGGCTTCAGCAAGGCGATCTCGGTGGGCACGCCCATGCCCAACGTGCCTGAGATGGGCGCGGTGTGGGGTCCCTGGACCACCGCCGTGACCCAGAGTACCCAGACCCCCACCCCCAACTACGCCTCCATTCTGACCAATGCGCTGATGGAGATCAGGAAAAATATCAAGTGA